A region from the Nonlabens sp. YIK11 genome encodes:
- a CDS encoding GumC family protein, whose product MQEQGSINVASEESLAQQIQPYLNKWFWFVISSVLFITIAIFYLRYSTKIYQAEASILIKDTQAGGVSELAALGDLGMLGNNFNSVENEIEILTSRRLMSRVVEELHLDVRYFREGNIKTSELFQSAPFIVSKVLDTANTGRNLQFYVKPVSELTFEYWLNEGQEPNIANFGSYVKIGENTEVQISSINSPIDGSDSDNVFLVRLADFEKVVVSYAGKVSVTQSVKRGSVIDLSISDPVPSKAAAILNQLITEYNKDATEDKNIVAKNTVEFIEDRLATIELSLDSVEIKKENFKRENNLSDIAAEAGLNLQSSAEYTSLQIEAQTQLRIARDLRAYMASLNDTEYIPANLTLGSNSVNEIINEYNQLLLTYNQRLETATQLNPIVQELQDQLSKLRSSINASLNSYIQSLEVRLGSISSQNNRIEGRLGEIPATERTARDIERDQTIVEAIYLYLFQKKEETAISLAVTAPKAKVVDSAWISDQPISPKPKIVLLGALIVGLLIPFAFIYLKGLIYNKIENRKDVTRRLSNTSFLGEVPKLASDESDVITKNDRSILAESFRILRTNLQYKLSALSNTVKTPVIIVTSSVKGEGKTFVSFNLAMTMANSGKNVLLVGGDIRNPQLHRYLVKGSKNLKGVTEFLVYPEYQPEELVHESDANSNLKIMLSGAIPPNPAELWLSSRVDELLDYGKENYDVVIIDSAPSMLVTDTLLISDKADVTVYVTRANYTEKPLLDFVSDTIESEKLKNVAMVLNNVKIANFGYGNKYAYSYGVDADSAWTRLLKAVKLKK is encoded by the coding sequence ATGCAAGAACAAGGTTCTATAAATGTGGCTTCCGAAGAATCCCTAGCTCAGCAAATACAACCCTACTTAAATAAATGGTTTTGGTTCGTGATTTCTTCGGTTTTGTTTATTACGATAGCCATTTTCTATTTAAGATATTCGACTAAAATATATCAAGCAGAAGCCTCTATACTTATCAAAGACACTCAGGCTGGAGGAGTTTCGGAGTTAGCTGCTTTAGGGGATCTCGGAATGCTCGGTAATAATTTCAATAGTGTAGAGAACGAGATTGAAATTTTGACCTCAAGAAGACTCATGTCCAGAGTGGTAGAAGAACTTCACTTAGATGTGCGGTATTTTAGAGAAGGTAATATTAAAACTTCCGAGCTATTTCAATCAGCTCCTTTTATAGTTTCTAAAGTATTGGATACCGCCAATACAGGAAGAAATTTACAGTTTTATGTGAAGCCGGTTTCTGAGCTAACTTTTGAATATTGGTTAAACGAGGGTCAAGAACCCAATATTGCCAATTTTGGTTCCTATGTAAAAATTGGGGAGAATACCGAAGTTCAAATAAGCTCTATCAATAGTCCTATTGATGGCAGCGACAGCGACAACGTTTTTCTTGTGCGGTTAGCTGATTTTGAAAAGGTCGTCGTTAGCTATGCTGGTAAAGTTTCTGTGACTCAATCTGTAAAGAGAGGTAGTGTGATCGATCTGTCGATATCCGATCCTGTACCTTCTAAAGCCGCTGCAATTTTGAATCAATTGATTACTGAATATAATAAAGATGCGACCGAGGATAAAAACATTGTAGCTAAAAACACGGTGGAATTTATTGAAGATCGTTTGGCTACTATAGAATTGTCTTTAGATTCTGTAGAGATCAAAAAAGAGAATTTTAAGAGAGAAAATAACCTATCCGACATTGCAGCCGAAGCTGGTTTGAACCTGCAATCCAGCGCAGAATATACCTCCTTGCAAATTGAGGCTCAAACGCAATTAAGAATCGCCAGAGATTTGCGCGCTTATATGGCAAGCTTGAATGATACTGAATATATTCCTGCTAATTTAACCTTAGGAAGTAATTCGGTTAATGAAATTATTAATGAGTATAATCAGCTTTTACTTACTTACAATCAACGCTTAGAAACGGCCACTCAGCTCAATCCTATTGTACAAGAATTACAGGATCAACTGTCTAAATTAAGATCCTCCATAAATGCATCTTTAAATTCTTACATTCAGTCCTTAGAAGTTCGATTAGGTAGTATTTCATCTCAGAATAATAGAATTGAAGGCCGATTGGGAGAAATTCCAGCAACCGAAAGAACAGCAAGAGATATAGAACGAGACCAAACCATCGTTGAGGCTATCTATTTGTATCTTTTTCAAAAAAAGGAAGAAACCGCTATAAGCCTAGCCGTTACTGCACCCAAGGCAAAAGTGGTTGATAGTGCCTGGATTTCTGATCAACCTATCTCTCCTAAACCTAAAATTGTGCTTTTGGGAGCTCTTATTGTTGGTCTACTTATACCATTTGCTTTCATCTATTTAAAAGGATTGATTTATAATAAAATTGAAAATAGAAAGGATGTTACGAGACGTCTATCCAACACCTCTTTCCTAGGCGAAGTGCCTAAATTGGCCTCAGATGAATCTGATGTGATTACCAAGAACGACAGGTCCATATTAGCCGAATCGTTTAGGATTTTGCGAACGAATCTCCAGTATAAACTTTCTGCACTGTCTAATACAGTCAAAACACCCGTTATCATTGTAACTTCCTCTGTAAAGGGAGAAGGAAAAACATTTGTCTCTTTCAATCTGGCCATGACTATGGCCAACTCTGGTAAAAATGTGTTGCTTGTTGGAGGCGATATTAGAAATCCGCAGTTGCATAGATATTTGGTAAAAGGCAGCAAAAATTTAAAAGGTGTGACCGAATTTTTGGTATATCCAGAATATCAGCCCGAAGAACTGGTTCATGAAAGTGATGCTAATTCCAACTTGAAAATAATGCTATCTGGAGCCATTCCTCCCAATCCAGCAGAGCTATGGTTAAGTTCACGTGTCGATGAACTTTTGGACTATGGAAAAGAGAATTATGACGTAGTGATTATCGATAGTGCTCCGTCCATGCTGGTTACGGATACCTTATTGATCAGCGATAAAGCGGATGTTACTGTTTATGTCACTCGAGCTAATTATACCGAAAAGCCTTTGTTAGACTTTGTGAGCGATACTATCGAAAGTGAAAAACTTAAGAATGTTGCCATGGTATTGAATAACGTCAAAATAGCCAACTTCGGCTATGGGAACAAATACGCTTACTCTTATGGAGTTGACGCGGATAGCGCATGGACACGATTACTCAAAGCAGTAAAGCTTAAAAAGTAA
- a CDS encoding polysaccharide biosynthesis/export family protein — protein sequence MLRKSFLLISSAFLLILTGCSSKKDILYFQDISSKEIFTPPTYTSIIKNNDQLSIIVSSADMTTVSRYNRLVPSVNDGEFRQLNGQPQLLNYLVDNKGTIDLPELGQIKVAGMTRFELEKMLTEEYKKFAKDVLVTVRLTNFKITVLGEVSRPGTYSIPDERVTLPQALGLAGDLTLYGKRTDIQLLRDNNGVQESYIIDLTKTNVLDSDLYYLQQNDVLYVGPNNAQVSGSSFNRNNPLYVSIASLILSVIILIAR from the coding sequence ATGTTACGCAAATCTTTTTTACTTATAAGTTCTGCTTTTTTGCTGATACTAACCGGCTGTTCTTCCAAAAAGGATATTCTTTATTTCCAAGATATAAGCTCCAAGGAGATTTTTACACCTCCAACATATACTTCTATTATTAAGAATAACGACCAGCTATCTATTATTGTAAGTAGTGCGGATATGACAACTGTTTCCAGATACAATCGATTGGTTCCGAGTGTTAATGATGGAGAGTTTAGGCAGCTCAATGGTCAACCGCAGTTGTTGAATTATTTGGTTGACAATAAGGGCACTATTGATTTGCCTGAATTAGGACAGATCAAAGTAGCTGGAATGACAAGATTTGAGTTAGAAAAAATGCTCACGGAAGAATATAAGAAGTTTGCAAAGGATGTTTTAGTAACCGTCCGATTGACAAATTTTAAAATCACTGTATTGGGCGAAGTATCCCGACCCGGCACTTATTCTATACCCGATGAAAGAGTGACTCTACCTCAAGCTCTTGGCTTAGCTGGGGACTTGACTTTGTATGGTAAGCGGACGGATATTCAGTTGCTTAGAGATAATAATGGTGTCCAGGAAAGTTATATTATTGATTTAACCAAGACGAATGTTTTGGATAGCGATTTGTACTATCTACAACAAAATGATGTCTTGTACGTAGGGCCTAACAACGCGCAAGTCAGCGGTTCTTCCTTTAATCGAAATAACCCCTTGTATGTATCTATTGCATCACTTATACTATCAGTAATCATATTAATCGCTCGATAA
- a CDS encoding polysaccharide biosynthesis protein, giving the protein MKWRYFKIRARQILWNEDNRVRIRNLNYLPRWLVLIIDLATVVFSFFMTFFIASNLNVSFYNVLNLWEECVFISLIYFSSFFLFSTYAGLIRHSTFVDIFKIAFSCGFSAFSLAAISYGYYLFSGSKIFLIPFLIINAVITFACMLMLRILVKSLYSYMTNMGRKKHRVLILGVNDDAIAVGEALSISDRQNFVLGGFVSFKKRYQKIKIQGAPIFKYDEHFFETIAPYKINGLVMVGDQMNVSEKNRLVDLALEQNLRIYHAPSITKWENESDVNGNIKEVQIEDLLERHPINLDDSQIHHYINNKTILITGGAGSIGSEIVRQVSHYQPKKVLVLDQAESPLHNLELELRKDHPEVSYEFILADVRKKSRIEEVFKSESIAVVFHAAAYKHVPLIERNPTEAVQVNILGTVNLADLSAEYRVDRFVMVSTDKAVNPTNVMGASKRAAEIYVQSLMNESEGDTKFITTRFGNVLGSNGSVIPYFKEQIKNGGPVTVTHENIIRYFMTIPEACQLVLQAGTMGQGGEVFVFDMGKPVRIMDLARKMIKLSGLEPDRDIKISVIGLRPGEKLYEELLSNEATTLPTHHSKILRAIDHAQSLEHVMNLIIEIAAAAEQSNDIFMISKLKVLVPEFKSENSVYEFLDIRTNSED; this is encoded by the coding sequence GTGAAGTGGAGGTATTTTAAAATACGTGCTAGACAAATTCTCTGGAATGAGGATAATAGGGTGCGTATACGCAACCTAAATTATTTGCCAAGATGGCTGGTGCTCATCATCGATTTAGCTACCGTTGTTTTTTCATTTTTCATGACGTTTTTCATTGCGTCCAATCTAAATGTGTCCTTTTACAATGTGCTTAATCTATGGGAAGAGTGCGTATTTATTTCCCTGATTTATTTTTCTTCCTTTTTTCTATTTAGCACCTATGCGGGTCTTATACGTCATAGCACTTTTGTAGATATTTTTAAGATAGCTTTCTCTTGCGGTTTCAGTGCTTTCTCGCTGGCAGCCATAAGTTACGGTTACTATTTGTTTTCTGGATCTAAAATATTCTTGATCCCATTTTTGATTATCAATGCAGTGATCACCTTTGCTTGTATGCTTATGTTACGCATATTGGTAAAGTCTTTATATTCCTATATGACTAATATGGGGCGAAAAAAACATCGCGTGCTTATTTTAGGTGTCAATGATGATGCCATTGCGGTTGGGGAAGCCCTATCGATATCTGACCGTCAAAATTTTGTTCTCGGTGGTTTTGTGAGTTTTAAAAAAAGATATCAAAAAATCAAAATTCAAGGCGCTCCTATTTTTAAATACGACGAGCACTTTTTTGAAACCATTGCGCCTTATAAGATCAATGGGTTGGTTATGGTAGGAGACCAAATGAACGTCTCTGAAAAAAATAGACTCGTAGACCTTGCTCTCGAACAGAACTTGAGAATCTATCATGCTCCTTCCATCACCAAATGGGAAAATGAATCTGATGTCAATGGGAATATTAAAGAAGTTCAAATTGAGGACCTATTAGAGCGCCATCCCATCAATTTAGATGATTCACAGATTCATCACTACATCAATAATAAAACCATTCTTATCACCGGTGGTGCAGGATCAATAGGTAGTGAAATTGTACGTCAGGTCAGTCATTATCAACCTAAAAAAGTATTGGTGTTAGATCAGGCGGAATCACCATTACACAATTTAGAGTTAGAGTTACGCAAAGATCATCCGGAGGTTTCCTATGAATTTATTCTGGCGGATGTTCGGAAAAAGTCCAGAATTGAGGAAGTTTTTAAGAGTGAATCAATTGCAGTTGTGTTTCACGCCGCTGCCTATAAACATGTGCCACTTATTGAGAGAAATCCAACCGAGGCGGTACAAGTCAACATCTTAGGAACGGTAAATCTTGCTGATTTATCTGCTGAATACCGTGTAGATCGATTTGTTATGGTAAGTACGGACAAGGCTGTGAACCCTACTAATGTTATGGGAGCGAGCAAAAGGGCGGCTGAAATTTATGTTCAATCGTTGATGAACGAAAGCGAAGGAGACACCAAGTTCATCACTACCAGATTTGGTAATGTTCTTGGATCCAATGGCTCTGTCATTCCTTATTTTAAGGAACAAATCAAAAATGGTGGTCCCGTTACTGTCACTCATGAGAATATCATTAGATATTTTATGACCATTCCAGAAGCTTGTCAATTGGTTCTTCAGGCTGGAACCATGGGACAAGGTGGCGAGGTTTTTGTCTTTGATATGGGGAAACCCGTAAGAATCATGGATCTGGCGAGGAAAATGATTAAACTTTCTGGTTTAGAACCTGATAGAGATATCAAAATTTCAGTGATTGGTTTACGACCTGGTGAGAAGTTGTACGAGGAACTTTTAAGTAACGAGGCCACTACGCTTCCCACACATCACTCCAAGATCTTAAGAGCTATAGACCATGCCCAATCTTTAGAGCACGTCATGAATCTTATCATTGAAATCGCTGCTGCTGCAGAACAGTCCAATGATATCTTTATGATTAGTAAACTAAAAGTTTTGGTACCCGAATTTAAGAGTGAAAATAGCGTTTATGAGTTTCTGGATATACGAACCAATTCAGAAGATTGA
- a CDS encoding T9SS type A sorting domain-containing protein, with product MKQKLLYSHLIILFFTTGSLMAQNTVYQLDFDSNNSGYSLSLDDIAGETTDYFRRTDGSDIGADFSNVSGFYFAAQDIDGVGVTPIPSSTQTVTIPNINISGLDNLNFTIKIAEDDDGVNQDWDGADFFHVDYRIDGGAIQSLIWIEAETSGTNQLPRLDEDFDGIGEGIEVTDVFSEFSKAISGNGSTLELILTFKLDSGDEDIAIDDILVTSQNTAVNDSPSISNISQNPDSAVSSSDEVSISAVITDEDGLQSVVLDYDVAANDGSFDGSYDQSITMTNSSSTYMAIIPAQADGSNIYYQITATDLNSTPAVTSSAALSYQVRDPLPAPSLIITEVADPFDNANARFVEIYNNGSQPIDFDITPVYLARFANANTTSVDEQLIGVLGAGEYLVIAGSGTNYESAYGFSPDAISTGVSGNGDDTYALFSGSAGSGTLFDIYGAIGTDGTGEPWEYEDSRAVRNDLNVTPKTTWTASEWDIITANVNDMSPKRGEPDYVYAAGSWSPAAPEGLSTINDEIRVRDNVALTGDLEFRSLTVDENITFTVGANSITSSRNLFVNGTLDGQDGTLNFAGTLPQSTFGTGTLIIEDLIINNSGGVAFNNITNLEGILSLTNGELATNDLLTLKSFEGKAAVINEVVSGSISGNVTVEQFFPATTGRAFRFVSAPVNFDGSITANWQEGGSNAAGFGVQITGGDVAHGYDPSATNNPSLFRYDNGYTDPVSAWIPLSTANGDDLTSISPEAGDAYRLFIRGDRTTDLTSNTSAATATTLRATGTLVTGAYPATPIALAGPNLYSLIGNPYQSKVDVEQLLQNATNVVATEYYQWDSTTNNYVLYEFATPTTPMGSDISKNALPGQSFFVQSDATGNGSLQFQESYKTAGSDVATKNVDISNALTINLSTQEQIASGKANDIAIARFDEEFRTDFDPQDTQKFFGLSHSLAWEKNGAYYAVNRAAMPQDGDRFNLSVFVGTSGTYFFTVQSPEFEGLTTYFYDSLSDTYDLVTPGNPVVISKSIDLSNSSSTAGDRFQIVFRKSTLGMDDNFAFAKAISLFPNPSSDDAISISNLVAGKPVTFKIFNTLGQQVLTVEKTISGTIETINGLDNLANGLYLVNVYQNDLQTSIKLILN from the coding sequence ATGAAACAAAAACTACTTTACTCTCATCTAATTATTCTGTTTTTTACAACAGGATCTTTGATGGCTCAAAACACGGTTTACCAATTAGACTTTGATAGTAATAATTCAGGTTACTCATTGAGTCTAGACGATATTGCTGGTGAGACTACCGATTATTTCAGAAGAACCGATGGGTCGGATATTGGTGCTGATTTCTCTAATGTATCCGGTTTTTATTTTGCAGCTCAAGATATCGATGGTGTTGGAGTTACCCCAATTCCAAGTAGTACACAGACCGTGACCATTCCCAATATCAATATTAGTGGATTGGATAATTTGAACTTTACAATCAAGATTGCAGAGGATGATGATGGTGTTAATCAAGATTGGGACGGTGCAGATTTTTTTCATGTTGATTATAGAATTGACGGAGGCGCCATTCAAAGTTTGATTTGGATTGAAGCAGAGACGTCAGGAACTAATCAATTACCAAGACTCGATGAAGATTTTGATGGTATCGGTGAAGGAATCGAAGTCACTGATGTATTTTCAGAATTTTCTAAGGCCATATCTGGAAATGGGTCAACCTTGGAGCTGATTCTTACATTTAAACTCGACTCAGGAGACGAGGATATTGCGATAGATGATATTTTGGTAACTAGTCAAAATACAGCGGTAAATGATTCACCATCCATTTCAAACATCAGTCAAAATCCTGATAGTGCTGTATCATCTTCAGATGAAGTTTCAATATCTGCTGTTATAACTGATGAGGACGGGCTACAATCAGTAGTATTAGATTATGATGTTGCAGCTAATGATGGATCTTTTGATGGAAGCTACGATCAATCCATTACTATGACAAATAGTAGTAGTACTTATATGGCGATTATTCCCGCACAAGCCGATGGAAGTAATATCTATTATCAAATCACAGCTACAGATTTAAATTCTACACCAGCTGTGACTAGTAGCGCGGCTTTGAGTTATCAAGTACGTGACCCACTGCCTGCACCCTCATTGATTATTACTGAAGTTGCTGACCCTTTTGATAACGCAAATGCCAGATTCGTAGAAATTTATAACAATGGATCACAACCTATAGATTTTGATATAACTCCAGTTTATTTAGCTCGTTTTGCAAATGCAAATACTACCTCTGTTGATGAGCAACTAATTGGCGTTTTGGGCGCAGGCGAGTATTTGGTAATTGCTGGTAGCGGAACCAACTATGAGTCTGCTTATGGTTTTTCGCCAGATGCCATTAGTACTGGTGTTTCTGGAAATGGAGATGATACTTATGCGTTATTCTCAGGATCGGCGGGATCTGGAACTCTATTTGACATCTACGGTGCTATTGGAACAGATGGTACAGGAGAGCCGTGGGAATATGAAGATTCGAGAGCAGTACGTAATGATTTGAATGTAACGCCCAAAACCACCTGGACGGCTAGTGAGTGGGATATAATAACAGCTAATGTCAACGACATGAGTCCAAAACGTGGTGAGCCTGACTATGTTTATGCTGCTGGTAGTTGGAGTCCAGCCGCGCCAGAAGGCTTGTCTACCATTAACGATGAAATAAGAGTAAGGGATAATGTCGCTTTGACTGGAGATCTTGAATTTAGATCGTTGACTGTTGATGAGAACATCACATTCACTGTAGGCGCAAATTCTATTACTTCCTCAAGAAACCTTTTTGTCAACGGAACCCTTGACGGCCAAGATGGAACCCTGAACTTTGCGGGAACTCTGCCACAATCCACTTTTGGAACGGGTACGCTAATTATAGAGGATTTGATAATTAATAATTCTGGTGGAGTAGCTTTCAATAATATCACCAATCTTGAAGGAATATTATCGCTAACTAATGGTGAATTAGCCACCAATGACCTTTTAACTTTAAAAAGTTTTGAAGGCAAGGCGGCGGTTATTAATGAGGTGGTTAGCGGTTCTATTTCCGGAAACGTCACCGTAGAACAATTCTTTCCAGCCACCACGGGTCGTGCCTTTAGGTTTGTATCAGCGCCTGTCAACTTTGATGGTTCCATCACTGCCAACTGGCAAGAAGGCGGTTCCAATGCCGCTGGTTTTGGGGTACAGATCACAGGTGGAGACGTGGCGCATGGTTATGACCCATCTGCTACTAACAACCCGTCACTATTTCGTTACGACAATGGCTATACCGATCCAGTAAGCGCATGGATTCCTCTAAGTACCGCTAATGGTGATGATTTGACTTCTATTTCTCCTGAAGCAGGTGATGCCTACCGTTTGTTTATTAGAGGTGACCGTACCACAGATCTTACTTCCAATACGTCAGCAGCTACCGCTACTACTCTAAGAGCTACAGGAACATTAGTTACGGGCGCCTATCCAGCGACTCCTATAGCACTTGCTGGTCCCAACCTTTATTCTCTCATAGGTAACCCCTACCAATCCAAGGTAGATGTGGAGCAGCTTTTGCAGAATGCGACGAATGTTGTTGCTACAGAATACTATCAATGGGATTCTACCACCAACAATTATGTGTTGTACGAATTTGCGACGCCAACAACACCTATGGGGTCTGACATTTCCAAAAATGCGCTACCGGGACAATCCTTCTTTGTCCAGTCTGATGCTACCGGCAATGGCTCCCTACAATTTCAGGAAAGCTATAAAACGGCAGGTTCTGATGTGGCGACAAAGAATGTGGACATAAGCAATGCGTTGACCATAAATCTATCTACTCAAGAGCAAATCGCGTCTGGTAAAGCCAATGACATAGCCATCGCGCGCTTTGACGAAGAATTCCGTACGGATTTTGATCCACAGGATACTCAAAAGTTCTTTGGGTTATCGCATAGTCTTGCTTGGGAAAAGAACGGTGCATATTACGCGGTCAATAGGGCTGCGATGCCTCAAGATGGTGACCGCTTCAATTTGAGTGTTTTTGTAGGCACCTCTGGCACCTATTTCTTTACGGTCCAGAGTCCCGAATTTGAAGGTCTAACCACTTATTTCTATGATAGCCTTTCTGATACTTATGATTTAGTCACTCCTGGCAATCCTGTTGTGATTAGCAAAAGCATTGATCTTTCAAACAGTAGCTCCACCGCTGGTGATCGCTTTCAAATAGTATTCCGTAAATCTACATTAGGGATGGATGATAATTTTGCTTTCGCGAAAGCGATCTCCTTGTTCCCTAATCCTTCTAGTGATGATGCCATTTCCATCTCCAACCTAGTGGCAGGGAAGCCAGTGACTTTTAAAATCTTCAATACTTTAGGTCAACAAGTGCTCACGGTTGAGAAGACAATAAGTGGAACGATCGAGACAATAAACGGATTGGATAATTTAGCAAATGGTTTATATTTGGTAAATGTGTATCAGAATGATCTCCAAACCTCTATAAAATTAATACTTAACTAA
- a CDS encoding DegT/DnrJ/EryC1/StrS family aminotransferase: MQDKIWLSSPHMGGTERDFVTEAFDTNWVAPLGPNVNGFEKDLESYQGENVHVAALSSGTAAIHLALIQAGVTAGDEVICQSFTFCGSSNPILYLGATPVLVDSERDTWNMCPLALEKAVEDRIAKGKKPKAIIAVHLYGMPYKVDEIHAFAKANSIKVIEDSAEALGSSYKGRKCGTFGDFGILSFNGNKIITTSGGGAMVCHSEEDKAKTVHLATQARDQAPHYQHSEVGYNYRMSNISAGIGRGQMQVLDKHVHLRRAMNQFYQELFAAIDGVEVLVEKSADYYSNHWLSAILVDPAVTGGITREDLRLALEAENIESRPLWKPMHLQPLYSKYPYYGGKVCEELFEKGLCLPSGSNLSNNDRARIASVIRGVFN, encoded by the coding sequence ATGCAAGATAAAATATGGCTGTCCTCACCACACATGGGCGGCACCGAGAGAGATTTTGTGACTGAGGCCTTTGATACCAACTGGGTCGCTCCATTGGGTCCCAACGTCAATGGGTTTGAAAAGGATCTTGAAAGTTATCAAGGCGAGAACGTCCACGTTGCCGCACTTAGCTCTGGAACTGCTGCGATCCATCTGGCGCTTATTCAGGCTGGAGTTACGGCTGGTGATGAGGTCATTTGCCAGAGTTTTACCTTTTGCGGCAGTTCTAACCCCATATTATATCTGGGCGCGACACCGGTGCTAGTGGATAGCGAGCGCGATACCTGGAATATGTGTCCGCTGGCATTGGAAAAGGCCGTTGAGGATCGCATCGCCAAGGGGAAAAAGCCCAAAGCCATTATCGCGGTACACTTGTATGGTATGCCCTATAAGGTGGATGAGATTCACGCTTTCGCGAAAGCGAACTCCATAAAAGTCATCGAGGATAGTGCAGAGGCTCTGGGAAGTAGCTATAAAGGCCGTAAATGCGGTACGTTTGGGGATTTTGGAATACTGAGCTTTAACGGTAACAAGATCATCACAACGAGCGGTGGCGGTGCCATGGTGTGCCACAGTGAAGAGGACAAGGCAAAAACCGTACATCTAGCTACACAGGCGCGCGATCAAGCGCCACACTACCAGCATAGTGAGGTAGGTTACAATTACCGTATGAGTAATATTAGCGCCGGTATAGGTCGTGGCCAGATGCAAGTCCTAGATAAGCATGTCCATCTGCGCCGTGCTATGAATCAATTTTATCAAGAATTGTTTGCAGCTATCGATGGAGTAGAAGTTCTCGTTGAAAAATCTGCTGATTATTATTCCAACCATTGGCTTAGCGCGATTTTAGTTGATCCAGCTGTCACAGGTGGTATTACCAGAGAGGATTTACGACTGGCACTAGAAGCCGAAAACATAGAATCACGCCCATTATGGAAACCTATGCACCTGCAACCTCTTTATTCCAAGTACCCATATTATGGAGGCAAAGTATGCGAGGAGCTTTTTGAAAAAGGATTGTGCTTACCATCAGGTTCCAATTTGTCAAACAACGATAGAGCGCGCATCGCAAGTGTTATTAGAGGTGTTTTTAATTAA
- a CDS encoding sugar transferase: protein MKSIFDFVLSLLLITFLLFPILFCKLIMGKRLKLFTQTRIGQHGIPFTIYKFRTMKNGQVTQFGKFLRKTKLDELPQLFNILTGDMTFVGPRPDVPGYYDQLKGSDRRVLALKPGLTSLAAIKYRNEEDLLKKQEDPKAYNDTVIFPDKVRLNLEYLENRSFTYDVKIIGLTIISLFK from the coding sequence ATGAAATCTATCTTTGATTTTGTGCTATCTCTTTTACTAATCACTTTTCTGTTATTTCCCATTTTATTTTGCAAATTAATAATGGGTAAAAGGCTTAAACTTTTTACCCAAACCCGCATAGGCCAGCACGGTATACCCTTTACCATCTATAAATTCCGTACCATGAAGAATGGTCAGGTAACGCAATTCGGGAAATTCTTGCGTAAGACCAAACTGGATGAGCTCCCACAACTATTCAATATACTAACAGGTGATATGACCTTTGTAGGCCCACGACCCGATGTTCCTGGTTACTACGACCAACTTAAAGGAAGCGATAGGCGAGTGCTGGCCCTCAAACCGGGACTTACCAGCCTGGCCGCCATAAAATATAGAAATGAGGAAGATCTTTTGAAAAAGCAAGAAGATCCTAAAGCATATAACGATACCGTCATCTTTCCAGACAAGGTAAGGCTTAATCTAGAATATTTGGAAAATCGCAGCTTCACCTACGACGTCAAAATAATTGGGCTCACGATTATTTCGCTATTCAAGTAA